A part of Mustela erminea isolate mMusErm1 chromosome 9, mMusErm1.Pri, whole genome shotgun sequence genomic DNA contains:
- the LOC116598129 gene encoding cytochrome c oxidase assembly protein COX20, mitochondrial-like, translating into MAAAPDSAEPAKGKPFKLLGILDVENIPCARDSVLYGSLGSVVAGLGHFLLTSRIRRSCDVGVGGFILVTLGCWFHCRYNYAKLRIQERIARDRIKNQILRKYPP; encoded by the coding sequence ATGGCCGCCGCGCCAGACTCGGCCGAGCCCGCCAAGGGGAAGCCCTTTAAGCTCCTAGGAATTTTAGATGTTGAGAACATTCCCTGTGCTCGGGACTCAGTATTGTATGGTTCATTAGGATCTGTTGTGGCTGGCCTTGGACATTTTTTATTAACTAGTAGGATTAGAAGATCATGTGATGTTGGAGTAGGAGGATTTATCTTGGTGACTTTAGGATGCTGGTTCCATTGTAGGTATAATTACGCAAAGCTAAGAATCCAGGAAAGAATTGCCAGAGATAGAATTAAAAATCAGATTCTACGAAAGTACCCACCTTGa